Within bacterium, the genomic segment ACGGCATCTGGCGACGCCACCACGGCCAGTCGTGGTTGACGTCGTGTCCCCAGAAGTCGATCCATGCGGGGATCCCCTTCGACGCGAGGATCGTCTGCAGGTCGCGGGTGTCCGCGACCGTCTCGTCCTCCCATGCCCCCTGCCCGACGCACACCACGATCCTGCTGCGGCGGTACCGGTCCAGGTACCAGGGGTCGGAAAGGGCAGGCAGGTAGGCGAGCGGGGTGTTGAGGTAGACGTTCTCGTCCATGTAATCGCCGATGAACCGGGTCAACCTGTACACGCCGGAGAGGGCGATCAGGGCGTCGAAGACGTCGGGGTGGCGAAAAAAGAAGTTCGCGGAGTGGTACCCCCCCATGCTGCACCCGGTCGCCAGGATCCCGGAGGCGTGCGGATTCCGCTCCCGGACGAGCGGCGCGACCTCATCGACGATGTACCGGTCGTAGTCGAGGTGCCGGCGCGCGCGCTCGGCGGGATGCGCGGAATCGTTGAGCCACGACTGGCTGTCCACGCTGTCCACGGTGAACAGGGTGATCGCGCCCGAATCGATGAAGGGACGGCACGCGCCGACCATCCCGAAATCCTCGTACTCGAAGAACCGTCCGCCCTGGCAGGGGAACACCACCACGGGCTTCCCTCCGTGGCCGTATACCTTGAGCTCCATGTCCTGTCCAAGGCACCGGCTCCACCCGCGGTGGTATTCGACGTTCATCCCGCCTCCCTCCTCCGCGCGGTCACACGGTCTCGTGGATGTAGCGGGCGGCGGCCCGCACTTCGTCCAGGTCCTTCGATCGTACCAGATACCCGTGGTCGCCGATCGCCGCCCGGAAGATGGAGTCGATCTCCTCGTGGTGCACGATGAGCCGCCCGAAGGCCGCAAGGACCTCCTCGTGGTCGTGACGGTATCGCTTTCCCCGCTTCCGGCCGGCGTAGCCGACATGGTACGGACGGTTCCAAACCGCCGTGAACCGGTCGTGGGCTACCACCCGCGCCCATTCCCGGTAGATGTCGAAGTCGTTGGCGTAATTGAACATGTCCGTGGTCAAGCCTCCGGGCGGCCGCAGGTTCACCTCGAGGGCGACGATCCCGCCGTCCCGGTCGGTCCGGAAGAATTCGAAGTGGAAGAACCGTCCGCGGACGTCGAAGGCCCGCGCCGTCCGCCGCCCCGCCTCCTCCAGGTCCGCCGGGATCTCCCGGAGGGAGTGGTAGAAGAGGTCGGCGTCCTCGTTGACCGTCTCCATGATCCCCTGGCTGAAGGCATGCGAGGTGAAGAAGACGAGGTTGCCGTCGCGGTCGGCCAGCCCGTCGAACGAATATATTTTTCCCTGGATGAACTCCTCGACGATGTAGTCCGCCGGCGGCTTCCGTTCGAAGAAGGAGGAGAGCCCGCCGTCGTCCCGGATCTTGAACGTCGACGCGGCCCCGACCCCCACGTCGGGCTTGGCGACCACGGGGTAGCCGGTTTCGGCGATCAGCCTCCGCGCCTCCTCGAGGGTCCGGACCACCGCGCCCCGTGCGACCCGGACCCCGGCGGACCGATAGATTTCCTTCATGGAGGACTTCCGCTTGACGATCCCGATCCGGTCCTGCCGAAGCCCGGCCATGTTGAAATCCGTCCGGAGACGCGCCTCGGTCTCCAGCCAGTGCTCGCTGTGGGAGTCGATCCCGTCGAGTTTCCCGTGCCGGTGGGTGAAGTGCCCGAGCGCCCGGACCAACGCGTCGTACGAGTTCATGTCGTCCACGCGGTAATATTCGGAGAGCGCCCCGCGGAGCTCCGGCCGAAGAGACTCGTACGGGGCGTCGGCCAGCCCGAGGACGTTCACGCCTTCCTCCCGGAGCCCGACGCAGAAGCGATAGTAGTGCGGCGGAAAATGCGGGGAGAGATAGACGAAGTTCATCGTATCATCGTCGCAGGCGCTGTCGGAACCGTCAAGCTTGGGCGCGGAGGGCGCGATGCGCGTCGTCAACCGGACACGGGGAACGGTCGTCGGGGAACGGGTGCGGACGGCGCGAACGTTCCTGTCGCGCCTTGCGGGGCTGCTCGGGACGGACGCGGTCCCGGAAGGCGAGGGATTGTGGATCGTCCCCTGCCGAAGCGTGCACACCCTGGGGATGCGGTACCCGATCGACGTGGCGTTCCTCGATGCGCGGGGGGTCGTGGTCGGGATCCTGGAGGGGCTTCCACCGAACCGGGTCGGCCGGGTCTTCCGGGACGCCCGGGGGGCGCTGGAGCTGCGAGCGGGCGCCCTCGCCGCCACCGGTACCGCGCCCGGCGACCGGCTGGAGTTCGAGGGGGGCGGACCGGCTTGACACCGTCGGCCCACGACTGCTACATTGTCCTTTAGCACTCTCCTTGCAGGAGTGCTAACTCGTTCGCGGGGAAGGTAAAATGGCTTCCGGGATGGACGATCGCACAACCCGGGTCCTGCGCCACATCGTCGAGGATTACATCGCCACGGCGGAGCCCGTAGGGTCGAGAACCATCTCCAAGAAGATGGGGCAGGCCCTCTCGCCCGCGACGATCCGAAACATCATGGCGGACCTCGAGGAGGCCGGGTATCTCGCCCAGCCGCACACCTCCGCGGGGCGCGTTCCCACGGGCGCGGGGTTCCGGTACTACATCGACCACCTCCTGTCGCGGCAAATCCTCGCCCGCGGCGAGATGGACCAGCTGCACCGCGCGGCGGGCGAAGGGAACGGGCCGGCGGACGAACTGGTGCGGCAGGTCAGCCGCCTGCTGTCGAACCTGGCCCACCAGGCGAGCGTCGTCGTGGTTTCCTCGCCGGAGCAGCAGGTCCTGCGCTCCGTAAGCCTCATGCGCGCGGGGGTGGAGAGGATCCTCCTGGTCACCGTGATGCGCGGCGGGTGGGTCCAGCATCGCCTGATCGAGGGCGAGCCGGATCTCACCGGCGACGATCTCGAAAAGATCAGCGCGTACCTCAACGAGCTGGCGGAGGGGCGGACGCTGCTGCAGCTGCGCTCCCGGATCCTCGCCGAGCTCGGCAAGGAGAAAGCCCGGTACGACCGCGTGATGGGGCGCGCCCTCACGATGGGCGCCCGGGCGCTCGCGGAC encodes:
- a CDS encoding ATP-grasp domain-containing protein → MNFVYLSPHFPPHYYRFCVGLREEGVNVLGLADAPYESLRPELRGALSEYYRVDDMNSYDALVRALGHFTHRHGKLDGIDSHSEHWLETEARLRTDFNMAGLRQDRIGIVKRKSSMKEIYRSAGVRVARGAVVRTLEEARRLIAETGYPVVAKPDVGVGAASTFKIRDDGGLSSFFERKPPADYIVEEFIQGKIYSFDGLADRDGNLVFFTSHAFSQGIMETVNEDADLFYHSLREIPADLEEAGRRTARAFDVRGRFFHFEFFRTDRDGGIVALEVNLRPPGGLTTDMFNYANDFDIYREWARVVAHDRFTAVWNRPYHVGYAGRKRGKRYRHDHEEVLAAFGRLIVHHEEIDSIFRAAIGDHGYLVRSKDLDEVRAAARYIHETV
- the hrcA gene encoding heat-inducible transcriptional repressor HrcA translates to MASGMDDRTTRVLRHIVEDYIATAEPVGSRTISKKMGQALSPATIRNIMADLEEAGYLAQPHTSAGRVPTGAGFRYYIDHLLSRQILARGEMDQLHRAAGEGNGPADELVRQVSRLLSNLAHQASVVVVSSPEQQVLRSVSLMRAGVERILLVTVMRGGWVQHRLIEGEPDLTGDDLEKISAYLNELAEGRTLLQLRSRILAELGKEKARYDRVMGRALTMGARALADAAPGEVFIEGRANILEQPEFAEDVHRLKRILRAFEEKSVIFRLLDRAMESRVIQVSVGLENTVEELPDISVVASGYRQGASSVGSIGLIGPVRMDYSRVIPLVEYAASLLTTMFEDR
- a CDS encoding DUF192 domain-containing protein, whose amino-acid sequence is MRVVNRTRGTVVGERVRTARTFLSRLAGLLGTDAVPEGEGLWIVPCRSVHTLGMRYPIDVAFLDARGVVVGILEGLPPNRVGRVFRDARGALELRAGALAATGTAPGDRLEFEGGGPA
- a CDS encoding alpha/beta hydrolase-fold protein; translated protein: MNVEYHRGWSRCLGQDMELKVYGHGGKPVVVFPCQGGRFFEYEDFGMVGACRPFIDSGAITLFTVDSVDSQSWLNDSAHPAERARRHLDYDRYIVDEVAPLVRERNPHASGILATGCSMGGYHSANFFFRHPDVFDALIALSGVYRLTRFIGDYMDENVYLNTPLAYLPALSDPWYLDRYRRSRIVVCVGQGAWEDETVADTRDLQTILASKGIPAWIDFWGHDVNHDWPWWRRQMPYFLEHINL